The following nucleotide sequence is from Coffea eugenioides isolate CCC68of chromosome 10, Ceug_1.0, whole genome shotgun sequence.
tggccaagtgatatgaattgaatgtgatttacacttgttgtatcttgtattaacttgtcttcttgtgcagattgattacttgttattgtttgatcacCATTAGCAGGTCATTAGTTGTTATTactcaatgagaattggtaataatAATGGAAtaacatgagtagagcttgagttgtaggttcatgagaatagaaatacattcaagtagattaattttacatttcatgcatgaacaagagcaattttaattttaatcaaGAGATTAGAGAAATCTAGACTATTCTAAAccttattatcatgagaatgaaattttggcaattttggaaatgaatccctagttaaacaagagtagtaacaagtgttaaattcattcatttGGATCTTTTGTGctataagtggaatctacatccctaaaTTCAAGTctttagtgaattttctccaATTGTGACTTGCATTTATTAAATCAGATTATAAATAgtagcaaatatagtttttctGCTCAATCTCATtataagtctaaataatagagaaaataaggacctagtacttgtagacattgctcctcgtgggatcgccTCGATTAatgccctaaactactagtttggcctgtatacttgcagtcaacgTGTATAAattggaattaaacttgcacttatatAAAAAACCTATCAAGTTTTTGGccccgttgccggggagcggtaATATTAGGGTCTAATaatctctattaatttagacagttttatttttattagttaAGCTGTCTATAgttaattttgtattttaatcAATTTTAGACAATTGAAGCTGCATAATCTCTCCtatttctgtttgtagtgtatgcactgGGCATCTCGGGAAGTtacacctttcgatccagaaattgagaggacactacgtagacaaaggaggcaTATACCacagcaagaggaacaagagtTTTGGCGACCGATAGAAGAAATCTTAATAGAGctaccatttgaagaagaaatggcagaAAACGAAGCAAATAGGTGAGCTCTATGAGATTTTGCTCTACCGGGgacacaaggatctcaaaccATCATAGCaaggcctacggtaaatgctaacaattttgagattaaaccatcacttatccaaatggttcaacaatctcaatttggaggtaatgcagtagaagatcctaacTCACACTTAActacattcttggaaatatgtgatacaattaaaatgaatggagttaatGATGATGAtataaggctaagattgttccctttttcattgagagataaggcaaaactttggctacactctcatgctcctaacATTTTCACCACATGGGATGATTTATCAAGAGTATTTttgaataagtattttccaccgGGCAAGACTGCTAAGCTTATAATGGATATCATTAGTTTTAGCCAATTAGaaggtgaatcattatatgaggcatggAAAAGatttagagatttgcttcggaaatgtccacacCATGGACTGCTCGATTGGCTAATCGTACAAACCGTCTATAATGGCTTATctttttctactaaaactatgatTAATGCAGCtacaggtggagctttaatggatAAATCACCCCAATAAGCTcagaatttgatagaagaaatggccttaaataactaccaatggaccaatgagagaggtaatacaagacgtcacgcaggtacaatagaaatggacactctcaatatgctgagtgctcaaatgaataatttaatgaagatgctaagtagacaaggtggagttggtccaagttcatctaatgcacatgtagcTTGTTGCTCtatatgtggaggtgaacatgatgcTAATGAAtgtgttgattctgagcaggtACAGTTTGTCAACAATTGCAATCGTAATGCTCAAAATAACCCCTACTCGAACACTTATaatccggggtggagaaatcatccaaattttggatggaaagatcaaggcaatcaaccaaggccaaccaatccacCTGGATTTCAACCGAGGCAACCACAAGCTAAAAATAAACCTGGTTGGGAGATGGCTGCGGAAAAACTAGCTAAAGTGACTTCGGATAGATTTGAGTGAGTGGAAAGAAGATTGGACCAACTTACTACAATGTATAGGAATGTGAAggtccaaattggtcaaattgctagtTCTTTGAACAATCGAAATCAAGGAGAATTACCTAACAAAATGGAGGTTAACCCTAAAGAGCATGTCAAGGCCGTTACTCTTCGTAGTGGTAAACAATTAAAGGATCCTCCAGTGAGTGAAGGTGAGAAAGATGAGagtgaaaaacaagaagaaaaatagagGAACCAAGAGGCGATTATGGAGGAAAATAGCAGGGAGAAACCACGAGAAAATCAACCATCATCTTCCACTACCATTCCGATACCTCCTATGGTTCCATTTCCCCAAAGACTCAAGCAGaataagtttgataaagattttgaaaaatttgttacaATCTTCAAACAATTGCatattaacattccttttgccgatgctattttgcagattccttCATATGCAAAATTTATCAAGAAATCATGACGCGGAAGAAAAAGTTGGAAGGCTGCGAAACAATAACATTAACGGAGGAGTGTAGTGCAATTATACAAAATAAACTACCACCGAAATTGAAGGATCCGGGGAGTTTTTCTATATCTTGCACCATAGGTAACattgatttttctaaagcactgtgtgatcttggtgctagtGTATCATTAATTCCTTTAACGGTGGTTAGACAATTAGGTTTGCATGAGCTTAAACGCACTAATATTACTTTGCAATTAGCGGACAggtctattagatatccattAGGAGTGTTGGAAAATGTATTGATCAAAGttaaaaaatttatcattccagtGGATTTTGTGGTTTTTGATATGGAAAAGATATatctatgccaattattctaggtagaccatttctaactactgcaggtactattattgatgttAAAAATGGCAAGCTTAAGTTCCAAGTAAGTGAAGAAgaggtagaatttaatttgaatgaaatgaaaaaataCCCTTCTTTCACCGATCATGCTTATTCTATTGGCACAATTAATAAACTGACCCAAGAGATGAGCCAAATCAATTTTGACTTCGATCCTCTTGAGTattgtttaatgagtttaggTATGCAAGGAGGTAATTGTGAAGAGATTGAAGAATTGGCCAAGTATTTGGATAttcaagcaccttataaaaagggtaatttgtatgaaagttttggccaaggaaaaggaCTTCCACAGCCTTCGGAAGTTGAACCTCCAAAATTAGAACTCAAACCACTTCCAACtcatctaaggtatgaatttcttggaaaaaatAGCACTCTACCAGTAATCGTTAGTGCTGATCTTGATGATGAGCAGTGTGCAAAGTTGTTAAGAGTTCTAAGAAGACATAAGAAGGCGattggatggacaatttcagaCATTAAAGGAATAAGTCCTTCTATATGCATGCACCGCATTTTATTGGAGGACAATTGCAAACCAATGgtggaaacacaaagaagactcaatccaaacatgaaagaggtggtaagaaatgaaattcttaagTGGCTTGACGCAAGTATAGTCTTTCCTATCTCCGATAGCGtttggattagtccaattcatgtTGTACCAAAGAAAGGTGGAATAACTACAATTgtgggtaaaaatgatgaattattccatctagacttgtggttgggtggagagtgtgtattgattatcgtaagctaaatacggtaacaagaaaagatcattttcctttaccatttcttgatcaattattggagcgaatagtcggatatgaattttactgttttcttgatagtttttcaggatataatcaaatagctatagctccggaggatcaagagaagaccacATTCACATGTCCTTATGGCATTTTTGCCTTTAGAAGGATGCCATTTGGTTTATGCAACGCTCCTGCAACTTTTCAATGTTGCATGATGGCtatattttctgattatattgagaaaattatggagatatttatggatgatttttttgtgtatggttcatcttttgaccattgtcttcataatttggatttgATTTTGCAGAAATGTGAGGAGACAAATCTTGTACTAAATTGGGAGAAATGCTATTCTATGGtaaaagaaggaattgtttTAGGACACAAGATTTTCTCTaagggaattgaggtggataAAGCAAAAATTGAAGTCATCGAGCAATTGCCACCTCCAAGCAATGTCAAGGGGATAAGGAGTTTTCTGGGACATGCCAGCTTTTATAGACgctttattaaggatttttctaaaatagcaAAGCCGTTgtgtgatttattatgtaaagataCCCCTTCTCAATTTAATGATAATTGTTTGGTTGCTTTTGAAAGGTTGAAGTAGGAATTGATTTCTGTTCCAATTATAACTTCACCCGATTGGTcactaccatttgaattgatgtgcGATGCAAGTGACTATGCGGTTGGAGCAGTTTTgggcaaaagaaagaaggaaggttGCACGTCATCCATTATGCTAGCAAATTACTAAATGAGgcacaactcaattatgcaacAACCAAAAAGGAGCTATTGGCGGTGATATTTGCTTTAGATAAATTTAAATCCtatttagtaggatctaaagttatcATATATACGGACCATTCGGCTCTTAAATACTTGCTAcataagaaagatgcaaaatctagactaattcggtggattcttttattgcaggaatttgatgtggagataaaagacaaaaagggaacGGAGAATCTAGTGACGGATCATCTATCACGCTTGGAATATATTCCAATCAATGATCAAGTTCCTATTCAAgagaattttccagatgagTTTGTCCTAACAATTATCAATTCTCCATGGTATACAGATTTTGCTAATTATTTGGTAAGTGGAGAGATTCTAAAGGGATTTAATTATCATCAAAAGAATAAATTCTTACATGAtgtcaaaagttacttttggaaagaACCATTTCTATATAGACATTGTGCCGATGGTATAGTGCGCGGATGTATTCCCGAAAATAAGGTACATAATGTTTTATATCACTGTCATAACCTTGAAACAGGTGGTCATTTTAGCACTTCAAAAACTATGGCAAAGGTATGGCAATCAGAGTTTTATTGACCAACTATGTACCAAGATGTTAGAAAATATGTTAAAAGTTGTGATGCATACCAAAGAGTTGGAAATATATCTCGTAAAAATGAAATGCCCCCTAACTACCTTTTCAGAGGTTGAGTTATTTGATGTGTGAGGTATAGATTTTATGGAACCATTCCCTagttcttttaataataagtacatcttagtagcagtggattatgtttctaaatggaTAGAGGCAATTGCTTCACCTACTAATGACTATAAGGTTGTACTCCGATTCTTTAAAACGAAcattttttgcaggtttgaTATACCTAAGGCCATAATAAGCGATGAAAGAAAATATTTCTGTAACAAACAACTGgattccttattgtttaaatatggctGTAGACACAAAACATCACTCCCCTACCATCTTCAAGCCAACGAACAAGCGGAGCTAGCTAATTGAGAGATATAGCTCATCTTAGAGAAAGCAGTGAACAAGTCGTGCAAAGATTAGGCTACAAAGTTAGATGATACACTATGGGCTTACCGAACAGCATTTAAGACACCCTTAGGGATGTCGCCGTATCGTTTAGTCTATGCAAAAACTTGTCACTTACCTGTAGAGATTGAACATAAAGCTTATTTggctattaaagcaattaatatGGATTTTGATCTTGCAGGTGGAAGGAGGCTATTTGAGTTaagtgaattggaggaacaccGGCCACATGCTTAtgaaaatgctaaaatttataaagaaaagatcaaatattggcatgatAAGCATATTATTCCTAAACAATTCCAGATAGGGCAAAAAGTGCTTTTATTCAACTCACGCCTAAGATTGTTTCCAGGGAAATTGAAGTTAAGGTGGTCGGGACCATTTGATGTTACTCAAGTATTCCCTTATGGAGCTGTTGAAGTGGCAAATTTaagaaatgaaaggtttaaggtcaatggacaaagattaaaaccctatttaGCGGGTGAAATCGTCCCCAAGGGACTCATATGTCACTTGGGTGATTTTGCTTCAATTTGAGAATTCAACCTTTGAATCGAGCCaatgactataaacaaaagcgctaattgggaggcaacccgaTGTTTAAGTTATATGTGTTAATTTGGAgtgattttgtgtttaatacaTGTATTTAGGTTAAGTTGTTGTTTGTGTGTCACAGGGTTGGTAAACGGAAGCAAAGATGACCatttgaggtgaaaaaggcgaagtttgatcaagcaactcaaccccttgatttgcgttaaaggtgtatttgatccattaaaaaggggtaaaatgcatgttttcaTTGTTTTACATGTGTGCATATTGATAAAATTTGCAAACAattgatctatgatgcattttgggaaattggggtatcattagtaattattcaaaAAGTTGCATTTCTGCATATTTTCACAGAAGAAAACGCGCTTTTCTAGAAAACACGCCAGTAAGTcgttttttcaattttgcatCTGAACCAAAGCAAACGcgcttcaaaacgcgacttgaagttgCATTTtaaggaagtcgcgttttcaagcctgtTCCAGAAGGACAAAACGTGCCTTCGaatacgcgacttcaagtcgcgtttttgtGCTAAGTCGCGTTTTGGAACCTGCAAAATTTACACTGAAAACGCGACTCAAAGGCGCATTTTGTGGAGCCGCGTTTTCCATCCTTGGCCGAAGCTTAAAACACGATTTCTGCTTCAATTATCTCATTTTCTCTTCCATTTCCAGCCGCGTTTCTGTTCATCCTTTCACCCCCAATTCACCAATCTTCATTTTTGTTCCATATCCTTGCTAAAAAACATAAacccaacaccttttgagcatcatacaacctttttaaccgattaaaatccAACAAAAACACCTAAAAATCGATTTTAAAGAGATTGAAGGTTAGGGTTTTTTaattctaatttcttcaattggaggtcaattggaaGGTGTTTCATATGGATTTTCACATatttagcatcaccaaacatccttctacgtgattgaggtaTGTTTCTTCATCAAAACTTCGTATTTtagaagttcatatttttttaatttcctgAGCTTTCTGACATTTTTTAATTTCGGATTTGTGATGATGTATAGTGATGTTTTTTGACCTCATTGATGCTTATTAAGGTTATTTATGCATGATTACATGCTCAATATAGCAATTTGATGATTAAtcgttctttaattttttttaattgctaTATTTGGCTAAATTAAAAAAGTTGGATTAAAGTGCTTTTAAGCCGTTGGTGATTAATGATTATGGTTAAGAATGGCTAGTTGATGATGTTTtagcatgtgcattgtgtatagtgagcaatttggttgaatttgtGAGTTAATTAGTTGAATTTTTACCTAACCATAGTTATAGCTAATTGCACATTATCGTTGTTAATTATAGATTGCTATAATCATGAGTGATGCTATTTTCACTGATTGAGTTATACTTGTTACATATCTTGCTTAAATTggtgattttggtcaatttttggcaTAAAAAATGTCTCTTCTTGTATGGTCCTATAAGTAAGTTATTGGATGATTTATAGCTTTAAGAAATGAATTTGAGGATTATTTGGATCAATTCAAAATATTTATTGCCAAATTATGAACTGTGTCCTAGTACATGTGGCTAATTGCATTCTTTTTATTAGGTACTATGAAAAGGGGAAGCAGAGTGATATATTCCTCCTCCAGCAGTGATGAGAGGGAGGTTAATGAGGCGATGGAAGTAACTGAGGAGGAGACGtcaccttctcctccaccagTTAGCCGACAGCTCGGTGAGGGCACCTCTCGTGACGTGGGAACATCTGTTTTTGACAGTGTTAGATTCAATACTCGCAGGAATCAAGAGTGGCATGAGGAACATGCTAATTTGGAGTTCTTGCTCGAGATGCACGTTAGTCCAGAGGTTGAGATGGTGCATCGCATCTCGGAGGCTTTTGCTCAGCTTGGGTGGGCTCCGATTCTCACCCTACCCAATCATTATTATCTCGAATTGGTGTGAGAGTTCTATGCCAACATTGAGAGTAAGGCGCGCCACAGTGGTGAAATGGTTGAGTCTTGGGTGCGAGAAAGACGTATAATCTTGTCACGCGAGCGCCTAGCTGGGATTTTAGGATCTAGTGATCAAGGCCGGGCGGTCGacttgaagaaggagtttgttcccccAAATAGGAAGTGGGATCCATCGTTGGCAATGGCTAGGTTTGGTCTtgagtaccaaccttttcgctctacGAGGAAGGAGACTATATTGGCAAATGTTTTCGAACCTCGCCATCGTCTCCTTATTTATATGATGGCTCACAATATCATTCCCAAAAAGACGTGGCACACGGAGGTCCGCAAGAGTGACATCTACTACCTTGACTACATGTTCCATAACCATAATTCTCACTATGCTTGAATTTCCCTACTGAACATCATCATTAGCCACATTCggtctacggcgaggcgtaagaTGACGTCTTTCAAATTATCATTCCCTCGTCTACTTACTTTGATCTTTCCATTTTTTGAAGTTCAGTAGGAAGGCATGAGGCGGGAGTATGTTACATCGAGAGCTGAATTATCGGTTTCTACTCTACGTCGACTTGGTATTGGCACAGGAGAAATTCCTCGACCTGTTCAAGAGCGGAGACAgaaggctagacatggtcgAGAGGAAACTGGACCCTCTACTGTGgcacctcctcctcctccggCACAAACCAATTGGCAGCAGCTCTTTGGTCGCTTGGATGACCTTGAGCATCATTTAGCCAGAGTGGATACTCGCCTGAACCACATTGAAGTTCATCTCGGAATACGTCCACCTCCCATGGATGGCGATGAGGATGACGATGAAGAGGATGATTGAGGCCGCCCCTTTTGTTCatcttttgtttgtttgtttgcttGTTATTGTTCATCTTTTGTTTTTTAGAATGTCTAACTTACATTTCTTATTTTCAATATTGGAACTTGTGGCAGTTACTAGTAGATCATTGATTGTAGATGGTTGATCGGTCAATGGTTCATGATTCAAGGCTTCACTGGACCGCAGCCATCTCACTTGGGGAGTCACTTGTtcctttcctttgtttcttttctttccctacacattgaggacaatgtgtattctAAGTGTGGGGGAAAAAATGTGTGGTACTTTTAGTAGTTTTTATGTTTAATGTGTGGACAAGAAGTTATCTTCTGGTGCAAAACTCTCTCTAAACTGAGAGCTTCTCTCTCTAGCTGAGAGCTTTCTCTCCACTGGGTGGGAGACTGAAGTTTCAAATTCCAAAAATCCCCGCTCAAACTCcgagaaaatattttcactcaaacAATCAAATTGCTAAGCTCAAAACACCGGTGTAGATCCAGATAACAAAACAAAGCTTTGAATCTAAGAAAGCAACAAAGGAAGCGCTGGGTTCGAACTTAAGAAATGACACACAGAATCATTCAAGAATGGAAGAGGCTACATGTATGAAGGTTGGTCTGCTACAGTCGGCACTTAAAGCTCCTAATCAACAAAGCTAAGACGTGGTCCAGGTAACACGGTCACGAACTACTCTACTAATCCTTTATTTGCACATGCACATACACGATTAGGTCTGCATTTTGCCTACCTGGAAGTGCTTTTACCTATAAAAGAGTGTAGACTGATTTCTTTTTCACACTGGTTTGTCAAGTtcttttatttgcattttataGTTAGAGGAATCCCTCTTAGATCTCCTCGGTTCCATGGCGGATGAATTGGAGGAAGTGCTGAAAAAATTTACCTTGTCCAATATAGAACAGAGTGGAGCATGGTTGGAGCTGGATGATGTTGATCCAGGGATCTCTGAATGTAAGCCTAGCCTCATTGGAAAGATAAGAGGAGCAAAAGTGGCGAATTTTACTGGAGTAAAGAATTTTGTCACGGCTGCTTGGGGGTATCCTAAAGACCTCGCTGTTACTGAGTTGGGACCTAACCTTTTCCAGTTCTTCATACCAGATCCAGAAAATAGGTCTAGAATCCTCAATGGAGGGCCATGGTTGATAGATAATCAAATATTAGTTCTTAATAGGTGGGAAGCAGGAATAGAGAAAAATACTGAGGCTTTTAAATTTTCTCCTCTATGGGTGCAAGTATGGAACCTACCAATACATTAGATATCTAAGGAAGTTGGGAGGAAAATAGGGAAGGTGTTTAAGGAGGTAAGAGAAGTTCTAATCCCCTACTCTggaggaaaggaaggaaaacACATTAAGATGCTAGTGTGTGCAGACATGACCATACCTCTGCTTAGAGGAACTGCGGTGAAGATGAATGGAGTGGCAAAATGGGTTAGCTTCAGGTATGAAAGGGTACCGGACTTCTGCTACAATTGCGGAATTATTGGCCACAGTGAAAAGAAATGTAAAAATGTAGTGACCATCAGAAAAGGGTAACAAGAAAATCAATACGGTCCCTGGCTGAGAGCTCAAGTTGGAAAGGGATCCCCTCAAAAAGATAGCAAAGCCAGCTCATACAATCCAGATAGGCAAGTGTGGGGTTTTCATAATAGGGAATGGATTAAAAAGAGTTGTGGGAAGACCATAGTACAGGAGGAAAATCCTACTAGAACTGAACAGGAGAAGGAATTGGCAGGAATGACAAGCACAGAATTAGTGATGCAAGAACAATTGGAACAGGCTAAGGTGAGATCCCAGTGCCAAGGTCAGGAAGATGTGGAAATACAAGAGGCTCAAGAGCCTGAATGGTCAAAGAATGTGAAGGAGGTGTGTCAAGATGTAGAACGGATAACTGTCCTTGAAGTGAGTGGAAGGGGGAAGGAGATAATAACAATGGGGACTTTATCAGAGACAGGGGAAAGGAAGAATAAGAATCAAGGCAATGAGATGATTgaagaaataagcatgaaaaCAGATATGCAGGTGGATGGAGAGGAACTTGATAAATTTACAGGAGTTGGAACAAGAAGAGGGAGAAGAGTGGAACTGTTGAACAAAACAATGGGAAGAGATAGAACCCCTCTTAAGGAGATCCAAAATCTGGAAGCTGGAGTAGGATTGAACATCAAGAGAAAGTTCCACATTGTAGATGAGGAAATGGTAGAAATGGAAGCAACTGATCAGGCTAACAAAAGGAATAGAACAGTAGGCGGGGAGGGAAGTAATATCAGTATCAGAAGGGTGGAAGAGACCAGCCCAGTATGGTTTCTCGACCAGTCATGAGGGTTCTGGTGTGGAACTGCCAAGGTGctgggagccccttgacagttccccaCTTGAAGGAGGAAAATAGACTCCTCTCCCCAAGTATAATATTTTTAAGTGAAACCAAAAACAGGAAAAATTACatggaaaaagtaaaaaaaaaattgaattttgataACAGCTTTGTTATAGAAGCTATGAACAAGACTGGAGGTATGGCTCTTTTTTGGAATAATGAGGTGAAGATTTCTGAAGTGCAAGGGACAGCTTTTACTATTGAGGCAAAAGTGGAAGATGAGGAAAAAAGGGAAAGCTGGTGGTTCATTGGAATTTATGCTAGTTGTGACAGTCTAATAAGAAAGGAACAGTAGGATGTCATAAACAGAAGGAAAGCAGGATGGGGAGCAAAATGGATTATCATGGGAGATTTCAATGATATTACCTCTAATGATGAAAAATGGGGCGGAAGAGTGAGAGAGAATAGAAGCTTTCAAGAtttcagaaaattcataaatgaTAACCAGTTGATAGATGTGGGATATGAGGGGAAGCCATGGACATGGAGCAACAACTGGTATGGGTCTGGAGAAGTGAAAGAAAGGATTGACAGGGGCTTATGTACTTTTGAATGGACTCAGTGCTATGATGAAGCCAATTGTACACACATAGAGTCTAATGCCTCAGATCACAGTTTGCTAATTCTGGAAGTtcagaaagaaaggaaaaaaaggaaaaagagattcCAGTTTGATAAGAGGTGGCTCCAACAAAATGAGGTAGAGGAGGTGGTTAAGAAGGCATGGAATATTCCCTGTGTTGGAACAAAATGGtacaaggtgaaagaaaaaattaagaaCTGTAGAGTTGAGTTATTGAAGTGGAACAGCTGCAAGAAAGGAAACTCATTGGAAAAGATTAAATGGTGCAAAAATCAGATTGAGGAGATAAAGGCATCAACAGATGAGAATAAAAAGCAACAAGTACAGGAAATGAAAAGACAATTGAAAATGGCATATGACGAGGAAGAAGCTTACTGGAACCAGAAATCTAGACTAAAGTGGCTGAAGGAGGGGGACAAAAACACTCAATTCTTCCATGCAACTGTAAAGGGAAGGAGGAAAAGGAATAGGCTCCAGAAACTGAGAATGGGGTGTGGAGAATGGACCACAAATGAAGAAGAGCTGGGGGGAGAAATAGCTAAATACTATGAGGACTTGTTTAAGTCGACAGCAGCTGGGGAGCTAGAGGAGATATTAGAGGGGATTCCTGTCACTATAACTGAACAAATGAACAAGGAATTGACTAAAaaagtgaatgaaaatgaaataaagacTGCTTTCTTTTCAATGGATCCTAATAAAGCTCCTGGCAGTGATGGCATGTCCCccctcttttttcaaaaattctggaGCATTATTAAAAAGGATCTGGTAAATGCAATCCAAGGATTCTTTCATAATGGAGTCATTCTCAAAGCCATAAATCATACTGTTATCTCTCTGATTCCAAAGGTAGAATGCCCCACAGAGATTAATCAGTATAGACCTATTAGTCTGTGCCAAGTAGTGTATAAAGCTTTAGCAAAAATTCTGGTTAACAGATTAAAGCCTTTCCTAAGTAGGTGTATCAGCAAAAGTCAGTCTGCATTTGTTCCAGATAGGCAAATTTTAGACAATGTCATTCTATCTCATGAGTTGATGCACTTCCTTAAAAACAAAAGGCTTGGTAGAGAGGGTTCGATGGCAGTGAAGTTGGACATG
It contains:
- the LOC113750559 gene encoding uncharacterized protein LOC113750559, producing MYRNVKVQIGQIASSLNNRNQGELPNKMEVNPKEHVKAVTLRSGKQLKDPPVSEGTIIDVKNGKLKFQVSEEEKCEETNLVLNWEKCYSMVKEGIVLGHKIFSKGIEVDKAKIEVIEQLPPPSNVKGIRSFLGHASFYRRFIKDFSKIAKPLCDLLCKDTPSQFNDNCLVAFERLK